A window from Culex pipiens pallens isolate TS chromosome 3, TS_CPP_V2, whole genome shotgun sequence encodes these proteins:
- the LOC120426781 gene encoding solute carrier family 12 member 8 produces the protein MPDSLSRNNLDWSRYGLGSDDSSPTERARARGNSGGFVDLGNEYDYGAGGHHASGRDEIFAEDQGDKPWWRSNFFISQPVLFGTWDGVFTSCLINIFGVIVFLRSGWIVAEAGIMHAVLIIFCAVSIALVSVLSAVGICERCRVESGGVYFLIAHTLGSRFGGSLGLLYCFGQAVGCALNVLGFGESMAGLVGMENNKWAIRLFAIAAVLLLGVINVAGVKWVVKLQFALLIILLISALNFMVGSFTGEDPENGFDGWGQGNMALNLWPNYSPETTWFTVFGVFFPTITGILSGINMSGDLRAPSTDIPNGTLAALSTSTFLYMVFILFLGATCQRTHLLTDFMIAVRVSAIPFLLLAGIYVSSMSSCLGAMYGTPRVLQSIANENVIPGIGKLGMGRGPNKVPLYAMAVVATVTTAFILVGDINKLAPIVTMPFLLTYACIDYSYFALAQTFDIQNTREERFRIQAQSPLYETRNYGAAGGDYHDNNDLDQLFPERTRHKNLSTPTNSPLHVPATGGGARTAANGGVTPMANGGMSNSTSINSEVVFRDGTNSNSQLDDPVAAADDEPIAPIRPPIHSKTKNWYSGFCNRWASLMGAGIKIFVMLLVNWVFALICMGTVFVVWFYVGTANPAVKPGLAHEFRFFVWLKNAVFRCFGKRVHDYEQVVVTPSCPNVPLASAQLNEENEDFASRRRYHQSAVVHGHYVDDV, from the exons ATGCCCGATAGTTTAAGCAGGAACAACCTGGACTGGTCCAG GTACGGACTGGGCAGCGATGACTCATCGCCGACGGAACGAGCCCGGGCTCGTGGCAATTCCGGCGGTTTTGTGGATTTGGGCAACGAGTACGATTACGGTGCCGGAGGGCATCACGCGTCCGGAAGGGATGAGATATTCGCCGAAGACCAGGGCGACAAGCCTTGGTGGCGGAGTAACTTCTTTATATCGCAACCGGTGCTTTTCGGGACGTGGGACGGCGTGTTTACGTCCTGTTTGATCAACATCTTCGGTGTGATTGTGTTTCTGCGTTCTGGTTGGATTGTGGCCGAAGCTGGCATCATGCATGCCGTCCTGATCATCTTTTGTGCCGTATCGATCGCGCTCGTTTCCGTCCTGTCCGCGGTAGGGATCTGCGAACGGTGTCGGGTTGAGTCCGGTGGAGTTTACTTCCTAATTGCGCACACGCTGGGATCCCGGTTTGGCGGTTCCCTCGGGCTATTGTACTGCTTTGGCCAGGCCGTCGGATGTGCGTTGAACGTGCTCGGTTTCGGTGAATCGATGGCCGGCCTTGTGGGAATGGAAAACAACAAGTGGGCCATCCGACTGTTTGCCATCGCAGCGGTTCTCCTGCTCGGAGTCATCAACGTGGCTGGAGTAAAGTGGGTCGTCAAGCTGCAGTTTGCCCTGCTGATCATCCTGCTCATTTCCGCCCTCAACTTCATGGTGGGAAGCTTCACCGGCGAAGATCCCGAAAATGGCTTCGACGGCTGGGGACAAGGCAACATGGCACTAAACCTGTGGCCAAACTACAGTCCGGAAACCACCTGGTTCACCGTGTTCGGAGTGTTTTTCCCTACCATCACGGGAATCCTGTCCGGAATCAACATGAGCGGTGACCTGCGCGCCCCATCCACAGACATCCCGAACGGAACGCTCGCTGCCCTCAGCACCTCGACCTTTCTCTACATGGTGTTCATCCTGTTCCTTGGAGCGACCTGCCAGCGAACTCACCTCCTCACCGACTTCATGATCGCCGTCCGCGTTTCCGCCATCCCATTCCTGCTCCTCGCCGGCATCTACGTCTCCAGCATGTCCTCCTGCCTAGGCGCCATGTACGGAACTCCCCGCGTCCTCCAAAGCATCGCCAACGAAAACGTCATCCCCGGCATCGGCAAACTCGGCATGGGCCGCGGCCCCAACAAAGTCCCGCTGTACGCGATGGCCGTCGTCGCGACCGTAACCACAGCCTTCATCCTCGTCGGAGACATCAACAAACTGGCCCCGATCGTCACGATGCCGTTCCTGCTGACGTACGCATGCATAGATTACTCGTACTTTGCGCTGGCGCAAACCTTCGACATTCAAAATACCCGCGAGGAGCGCTTCCGGATACAGGCGCAGAGTCCGCTGTACGAGACGCGGAACTACGGCGCGGCCGGCGGAGACTACCACGACAACAACGATCTGGACCAGCTGTTTCCGGAGCGAACGCGCCACAAGAATCTGTCG accCCCACCAACTCCCCACTGCACGTGCCTGCTACCGGGGGCGGTGCCCGCACCGCTGCCAATGGCGGTGTGACTCCCATGGCCAACGGCGGAATGTCCAACAGTACGTCCATCAACAGCGAGGTCGTGTTCCGGGACGGCACCAACAGCAACTCGCAACTGGACGATCCGGTCGCGGCCGCCGACGACGAGCCGATCGCGCCCATCCGGCCGCCGATCCACTCCAAGACCAAGAACTGGTACTCGGGCTTTTGCAACCGGTGGGCTTCGCTGATGGGG GCGGGGATTAAAATCTTCGTGATGCTGCTCGTGAACTGGGTGTTTGCGCTGATTTGTATGGGCACGGTGTTCGTCGTGTGGTTCTACGTCGGGACGGCCAATCCGGCCGTGAAACCGGGACTGGCGCACGAGTTTCGGTTTTTCGTATGGCTCAAGAATGCCGTTTTCCGGTGCTTTGG aaaacgaGTCCACGACTACGAGCAGGTCGTGGTGACGCCGTCCTGCCCCAACGTTCCGCTGGCCTCGGCCCAGCTCAACGAGGAGAACGAAGACTTTGCCTCGCGGCGTCGCTACCATCAGTCGGCGGTCGTTCACGGTCACTACGTGGACGATGTGTAA
- the LOC120426786 gene encoding eukaryotic translation initiation factor 3 subunit J: MEEDWEQHGEKEEVPLPAKKPDANKWDGEDEEEEVKDSWEDEDELEEKKDEEKVETPKAKPKKTLQQKIVEKEKQKHEEAERRRLEKEAENMTPEQKLAEKLRLQKLQEESDLKNALDTFGVTTLAGGIDGMTPNTKEDFVELSDAIVKKLSSYKSDPEYADFLEDLVTKLFAGLPSNNIRKVKGILDNLYLEKQKLEKGDKPKKSKGGKVKARLKLDGENQNFDEYQPKYDDFDEYDDFM; the protein is encoded by the exons ATGGAGGAGGATTGGG AGCAACACGGCGAAAAGGAAGAGGTTCCACTTCCGGCCAAGAAACCAGATGCCAACAAATGGGACGGCGaggacgaggaggaggaggtcaAG GACAGCTGGGAGGATGAAGACGAGCTAGAGGAAAAGAAAGACGAGGAAAAGGTGGAAACTCCCAAGGCGAAGCCGAAGAAAACGTTGCAGCAAAAGATTGTTGAAAAAGAG AAACAAAAACATGAGGAAGCCGAACGGAGGCGGCTCGAAAAGGAAGCGGAAAACATGACCCCCGAACAGAAGCTGGCCGAGAAGCTGCGGCTACAGAAGCTGCAGGAAGAGTCCGACCTGAAGAACGCCCTGGACACGTTCGGCGTGACGACGCTGGCCGGCGGAATCGACGGCATGACGCCCAACACGAAGGAGGACTTTGTCGAGCTGTCGGACGCCATCGTCAAGAAGCTGTCCAGCTACAAGAGCGACCCCGAGTATGCGGACTTTCTGGAAGATCTGGTCACGAAACTGTTTGCCGGCT tgccgTCCAACAACATTCGGAAAGTGAAAGGAATTTTAGACAACCTCTATCTGGAGAAGCAAAAGTTGGAAAAGGGTGACAAGCCCAAGAAGAGTAAAGGCGGTAAAGTTAAGGCCCGGCTAAAGCTCGACGGTGAAAAT CAAAACTTTGATGAATACCAGCCCAAGTATGACGACTTTGACGAGTACGACGATTTTATGTAA